One window of Corynebacterium accolens genomic DNA carries:
- a CDS encoding cell division protein FtsQ/DivIB codes for MRVSKKLIFGIIGGLLALVLVVGAAVWALPIFKVKNFEVEGVHQLDAAQVQEAAGVPEGENLLRVDAHEAASGVASLDWADSVTVSRDLPSTLTISVQEHKPVAFVKRDDTTYLIDDKGEEFTSAEPPEGAVELTGDIDSGSSEAQDAVAAIAALSDDVRHQVATLEVTDSYSLQFTTKDDRRIFWGASDKNNDDKARAFATVLKMEGREWNISNPELVTTRG; via the coding sequence GTGCGGGTGTCGAAGAAACTCATTTTCGGCATCATCGGCGGCCTGCTCGCCCTCGTGCTGGTGGTGGGCGCCGCGGTATGGGCACTGCCCATCTTCAAGGTGAAAAACTTTGAGGTGGAGGGCGTGCACCAGCTCGATGCCGCCCAGGTACAGGAGGCCGCGGGCGTGCCCGAGGGCGAAAACCTCTTGCGGGTGGACGCGCACGAGGCCGCCAGTGGCGTTGCGAGCCTGGACTGGGCGGATTCGGTGACGGTCTCGCGCGATCTGCCCTCGACCTTGACCATTTCCGTGCAGGAACATAAACCCGTCGCCTTCGTGAAGCGAGACGACACCACCTACCTCATCGATGACAAGGGCGAGGAATTTACTTCCGCAGAGCCGCCTGAAGGTGCGGTAGAACTTACCGGGGACATCGACAGTGGCTCCTCCGAGGCCCAAGACGCGGTGGCTGCCATTGCCGCACTGTCTGATGACGTGCGCCACCAAGTCGCCACCCTCGAGGTCACCGATTCCTACTCCTTGCAGTTCACTACCAAGGATGATCGCCGCATTTTCTGGGGTGCGAGCGATAAAAATAACGATGATAAGGCCCGCGCCTTCGCCACCGTGCTGAAGATGGAGGGCCGAGAATGGAATATTTCTAACCCCGAATTGGTCACTACCCGCGGATAG
- the murC gene encoding UDP-N-acetylmuramate--L-alanine ligase has product MTDPAQYDLSRVHLIGIGGSGMSGLARILAARGAVVTGSDVKDSTPVEVLRSMGAKVAIGHAADNLKLSGELPTTVVTSFAAIPQDNPELVAARGNNIPLIRRSDLLAALMEGHTQVLLAGTHGKTSTTSMAVSAMQHAGLDPSFAIGGQLNRAGTNAHGGTGEAFVAEADESDASLLRYSPDIAVITNAEPDHLDYFHSADAYFKVFADFADLVTPDTGYLVVCAEDEHAAEIGEQALSRGINVIGYGGAEKARTTSVPLAATLTAEETTAAGMACTVQLSLPGVEQSVSYQLQIPGHHMVLNSMAALIAGVLSGGEPSTIAEGLADFSGVRRRFEYRGSVDWQGGSVRVFDDYAHHPTEVAAVLRAARAKVAAEGNGGRVIACFQPHLYSRTMEFDAEFAQALALADAAVVLDIYGAREQPVEGITSRIITNKMPEEMEVIFEPDFSAAAKDVVSIAQPGDIILTIGAGSITLVAAEILDELRAH; this is encoded by the coding sequence ATGACCGATCCCGCACAGTACGATCTCAGCCGCGTCCACCTCATCGGCATTGGTGGTTCCGGCATGTCGGGTCTTGCCCGCATCCTCGCCGCCCGCGGCGCCGTCGTGACCGGCTCCGATGTGAAGGACTCCACCCCGGTGGAGGTATTGCGCTCGATGGGCGCCAAGGTAGCCATCGGCCACGCTGCGGACAACCTCAAGCTTTCTGGCGAGCTGCCCACCACCGTCGTTACCTCCTTCGCGGCGATTCCGCAGGATAACCCGGAGCTCGTCGCAGCGCGGGGTAATAATATCCCGCTCATTCGCCGCTCGGATCTGCTCGCCGCACTGATGGAGGGCCACACCCAGGTGCTATTGGCCGGCACGCACGGCAAGACCTCGACAACCTCGATGGCCGTCAGCGCCATGCAGCACGCGGGCCTGGATCCCTCATTTGCCATCGGCGGCCAGCTCAACCGCGCCGGCACCAACGCGCACGGCGGCACCGGCGAGGCCTTCGTTGCCGAGGCCGATGAGTCCGATGCCTCGCTCTTGCGCTATAGCCCCGATATCGCCGTCATCACCAACGCGGAGCCGGACCACCTCGATTACTTCCACTCCGCGGACGCCTACTTCAAGGTCTTTGCGGACTTCGCGGACCTGGTCACCCCGGATACCGGTTACCTCGTCGTCTGCGCGGAGGACGAGCATGCCGCCGAGATAGGTGAGCAGGCACTTAGCCGCGGCATCAACGTCATCGGCTATGGCGGCGCGGAAAAGGCCCGCACCACCTCCGTTCCGCTTGCCGCGACGCTGACCGCGGAGGAGACCACCGCCGCCGGCATGGCGTGCACCGTGCAGCTTTCCCTGCCCGGCGTGGAGCAATCCGTGAGCTACCAGCTGCAGATCCCCGGCCACCACATGGTGCTCAACTCCATGGCGGCGCTGATCGCCGGCGTGCTATCCGGTGGCGAGCCCAGCACCATCGCGGAGGGGCTTGCGGATTTCAGCGGCGTGCGCCGCCGCTTTGAATACCGGGGCAGCGTGGATTGGCAGGGCGGCAGCGTCCGCGTCTTTGACGATTATGCCCACCATCCCACCGAGGTCGCCGCGGTGCTGCGGGCCGCGCGCGCCAAGGTCGCGGCCGAGGGCAATGGCGGGCGCGTCATCGCCTGCTTCCAGCCTCACCTGTACTCGCGCACCATGGAATTCGACGCTGAGTTTGCCCAGGCGCTTGCGCTTGCCGATGCCGCCGTTGTACTCGACATCTACGGCGCCCGCGAGCAACCCGTGGAAGGCATTACCTCGCGCATTATCACCAATAAGATGCCAGAAGAGATGGAGGTTATCTTCGAGCCAGACTTTTCCGCCGCAGCCAAGGACGTGGTCTCCATCGCGCAGCCGGGCGATATCATCTTGACTATTGGCGCCGGTTCCATCACCCTCGTGGCCGCGGAAATCCTCGATGAATTGCGAGCCCACTAG
- the murG gene encoding undecaprenyldiphospho-muramoylpentapeptide beta-N-acetylglucosaminyltransferase, translated as MNSTPISVVLAGGGTAGHIEPALAVGEALRERYGARITALGTEKGLESDIIPARGVDLRLITPVPIPRKVSTNLAKLPVKLARSVRQARKVLKDVEADVVFGTGGYVSGPAYIAAKTLGIPFYVLETNALAGMANKLGVKLGGIGLNAHANSGMEGEVIGIPVRPSLAASAADKDGNTAADARTKWDLAQLPTILITGGSQGAASINGAVAGAAEDLTKDFQLLHAYGKKNDPPKPHPNYAALPYIDDMAGALAAADLVVCRSGAMTVAEVSAAGLPAIYVPLPHGNGEQALNSRELVEAGAAVQIADAELGADRLIEEVRAILDDPERLKSMTQAAAQSKAGDAANIIADRIATRVQDAELQAGKKDK; from the coding sequence ATGAATTCCACGCCAATTTCCGTCGTCCTTGCAGGTGGCGGCACTGCAGGACATATTGAGCCCGCCCTTGCCGTCGGTGAAGCTTTGCGCGAGCGCTACGGCGCCCGGATTACGGCATTAGGGACCGAAAAGGGGCTGGAAAGCGATATTATTCCCGCCCGCGGCGTGGACCTGCGCCTGATTACCCCCGTGCCGATTCCCCGCAAGGTGAGCACCAACCTGGCCAAGCTCCCCGTCAAGCTTGCGCGGTCCGTCCGCCAGGCGCGCAAGGTCTTAAAGGACGTCGAGGCCGATGTCGTCTTTGGTACCGGTGGTTATGTCTCCGGGCCGGCCTATATCGCTGCAAAGACCTTAGGCATTCCCTTCTATGTCCTCGAGACCAACGCCCTGGCAGGCATGGCCAATAAGCTGGGCGTCAAGCTCGGCGGCATTGGCCTTAATGCCCACGCCAATTCGGGCATGGAGGGCGAGGTCATCGGCATCCCGGTGCGCCCCAGCCTGGCCGCGTCTGCCGCGGATAAGGACGGGAATACCGCCGCGGATGCCCGCACGAAGTGGGACTTGGCGCAGTTGCCCACCATCCTCATTACCGGCGGTTCCCAGGGTGCGGCCAGCATCAATGGCGCCGTGGCGGGCGCAGCAGAGGACCTCACCAAGGACTTCCAGCTGCTGCACGCCTATGGCAAGAAAAACGATCCGCCTAAGCCGCACCCGAACTACGCCGCATTGCCGTACATCGATGACATGGCCGGTGCGCTCGCTGCGGCGGACCTTGTGGTGTGCCGTTCGGGCGCGATGACGGTGGCAGAGGTCTCTGCCGCGGGCCTTCCCGCCATCTACGTCCCGCTGCCACACGGCAATGGCGAGCAAGCGCTGAACTCGCGCGAATTGGTAGAAGCCGGCGCTGCGGTGCAGATTGCCGATGCCGAATTGGGCGCCGATCGCCTCATCGAAGAGGTCCGCGCCATCCTCGATGATCCAGAGCGCCTGAAATCCATGACGCAGGCCGCCGCCCAGTCTAAGGCGGGGGATGCGGCGAATATCATCGCTGACCGCATCGCCACCCGCGTGCAGGACGCAGAACTGCAGGCAGGAAAGAAGGATAAGTAA
- a CDS encoding FtsW/RodA/SpoVE family cell cycle protein, giving the protein MTATSPQRPRAKSTRERINDVREQARQHPGLDYLLLRLIIFSLIGIGVVMVFSSSMATSLTEDGGVWNQALRQTAMVIIGLGAFWLGLKVSPHTLRKFIPWLLALSILLLIAVLIPGIGTGREEVGSQSWIYIGPISLQPSELARITVGMFGASVLADKEHHSLKLSDPFMMYSLIAGLMFLLIVGQGDLGMALSFALVVVFTLFFAGVNRRVPIIIGILCVLGLVAVFLIGGFRSHRFHTYFDALFGNISDTQGTGFQSYQGFLSLADGGFWGVGLGQSRAKWFYLPEAKNDFIFAIVGEELGLWGGALVILLFAALGYVGLRTATRAQNQYQSLLAATLTIGVVTQAFINIAYVVGLLPVTGIQLPMISAGGTAAIITIGSMGILCNVARHEPMQISAMQNFGRPLFDRLFFIGEPEPPAAKKKSRGRHSQPQGPRPRVRDERYGRPVTGSGRRYPRAEHRPRR; this is encoded by the coding sequence ATGACGGCCACCTCCCCGCAGCGCCCCCGCGCAAAGAGCACGCGCGAGCGGATTAATGACGTGCGCGAACAAGCCCGCCAGCATCCCGGCCTGGATTATCTGCTTTTGCGCCTGATTATCTTCTCGCTCATTGGCATCGGCGTGGTCATGGTCTTTTCCTCGTCCATGGCCACGTCGCTGACAGAAGATGGCGGCGTGTGGAACCAGGCCCTGCGCCAAACCGCCATGGTTATCATCGGCTTGGGCGCGTTTTGGCTCGGCCTGAAGGTTTCCCCGCATACGCTGCGTAAATTTATCCCGTGGCTATTGGCCCTTTCCATTTTGCTGCTCATCGCGGTGCTTATCCCGGGCATCGGTACCGGCCGCGAGGAGGTGGGCTCCCAGTCGTGGATCTACATTGGCCCGATTTCCCTGCAGCCCTCCGAGCTGGCGCGCATCACGGTGGGCATGTTTGGCGCCTCGGTGCTCGCGGATAAGGAACACCATTCCCTCAAGCTCTCGGACCCGTTCATGATGTACTCGCTCATCGCGGGCCTCATGTTCCTGCTCATCGTGGGGCAGGGCGACTTGGGCATGGCCTTGTCCTTCGCCCTCGTTGTGGTCTTCACGCTCTTTTTCGCCGGCGTCAACAGGCGGGTGCCCATCATCATCGGCATCCTCTGTGTGCTGGGCCTGGTCGCCGTCTTCCTCATCGGCGGCTTCCGCTCCCACCGTTTCCACACCTATTTCGATGCCCTCTTTGGCAATATCTCCGATACCCAGGGCACGGGTTTCCAGTCTTACCAGGGCTTTCTCTCGCTTGCCGATGGCGGCTTCTGGGGCGTTGGCCTCGGCCAATCCCGCGCCAAGTGGTTCTACCTGCCAGAAGCCAAGAATGACTTCATCTTCGCCATCGTGGGCGAGGAGCTCGGCCTGTGGGGCGGCGCGCTGGTGATCCTCCTCTTCGCCGCTTTGGGATACGTGGGGCTGCGCACCGCCACCCGCGCGCAGAACCAATACCAATCCCTGCTGGCTGCGACGCTGACCATCGGCGTGGTGACCCAGGCGTTTATCAATATCGCCTATGTCGTCGGCTTGCTGCCGGTGACCGGTATTCAGCTGCCGATGATTTCCGCGGGTGGTACGGCCGCGATTATTACGATCGGCTCGATGGGCATCTTGTGCAACGTGGCCCGCCATGAGCCGATGCAGATTTCTGCCATGCAGAACTTCGGGCGCCCGCTATTTGATCGCCTCTTTTTCATCGGCGAGCCGGAGCCGCCGGCGGCGAAGAAGAAATCGCGGGGCCGTCACTCCCAGCCGCAGGGTCCCCGTCCGCGGGTGCGCGACGAGCGCTACGGCCGGCCGGTGACCGGAAGCGGGCGGAGGTATCCGCGCGCCGAGCACCGCCCGAGGCGGTAG
- the murD gene encoding UDP-N-acetylmuramoyl-L-alanine--D-glutamate ligase: MAELPPFLRGRVLVAGAGVSGRGCVAMLARLGVDTTVADSNAAALAALAEEFGVATVSTDAPAPGEYDLVVTSPGWRPDSALLDSFQAAGVEVIGDVELAYRLDRAEVFGPPRTWLVVTGTNGKTTTTGMLTKIMQADTARSGLRAQAVGNIGVSLFDALTASPRVDILCAELSSFQLHWSNELRPDVGVLLNVAEDHLDWHGSFDAYASAKAKALRGTRAVVGKDDAAAGRYAAGIDGVYGFTAGEPATGEVGVSAGRLVSRLDGEDAIDLASAEGIEPAGLAGVLDAAAAASVARLAGASPAAIQEGLAAYAVAGHRGAVVHEHGGVAYIDNSKATNPHAADAALEGFNSVVWVAGGQLKGADVDELIATHAARLKAAVLVGIDKSIIAEALARRAPQTPVELIEDTDPQAAMNAAVGAAEQHAEAGDTVLLAPAAASLDMYTGMAQRGDLFAAAARDIARAH, from the coding sequence ATGGCTGAGCTACCACCTTTTCTGCGCGGGCGCGTCCTCGTCGCAGGAGCCGGCGTCTCTGGCCGCGGGTGCGTGGCGATGCTCGCGCGCCTCGGCGTGGATACCACCGTCGCCGATTCCAATGCCGCTGCCCTAGCGGCCCTGGCGGAAGAGTTTGGCGTGGCTACGGTATCGACCGACGCCCCAGCACCGGGTGAGTATGACCTGGTGGTGACCTCGCCGGGATGGCGGCCCGATTCCGCCCTCTTAGATTCCTTCCAGGCCGCCGGCGTGGAGGTCATCGGCGATGTCGAGCTGGCCTACCGCCTCGACCGCGCCGAGGTCTTCGGCCCACCTCGCACTTGGCTGGTTGTCACCGGCACGAACGGCAAGACCACCACCACGGGAATGCTGACCAAAATCATGCAGGCCGATACCGCTCGCAGCGGGCTGCGCGCGCAAGCCGTGGGCAATATTGGCGTCTCGCTTTTTGATGCCCTGACCGCCTCCCCGCGGGTCGACATCCTGTGCGCCGAGCTTTCGTCCTTCCAATTGCACTGGTCCAACGAGCTTCGCCCAGATGTCGGCGTGCTGCTCAACGTGGCCGAAGACCACCTAGATTGGCACGGTTCCTTTGATGCCTATGCGAGCGCCAAAGCCAAGGCCCTGCGCGGCACCCGCGCCGTGGTGGGCAAAGACGATGCCGCGGCGGGCCGCTATGCCGCTGGAATCGACGGCGTATACGGCTTTACAGCCGGCGAGCCGGCCACTGGTGAGGTAGGGGTGAGCGCCGGGCGCTTGGTCTCCAGGCTAGACGGCGAGGACGCCATAGATCTCGCCTCCGCCGAGGGCATCGAGCCGGCGGGCCTTGCGGGTGTCCTCGACGCGGCGGCGGCCGCGAGCGTGGCCCGCTTGGCAGGCGCTAGCCCCGCCGCCATCCAGGAAGGCCTAGCAGCTTACGCGGTGGCCGGTCACCGCGGCGCAGTGGTGCACGAGCACGGCGGGGTGGCCTATATCGATAACTCCAAGGCCACCAACCCGCATGCGGCCGATGCCGCCCTAGAAGGCTTCAATTCGGTGGTCTGGGTCGCCGGCGGCCAGCTCAAGGGCGCGGATGTAGATGAGCTCATCGCTACCCACGCCGCGCGGTTGAAGGCGGCGGTGCTGGTGGGCATCGACAAGAGCATCATCGCCGAAGCCCTGGCCCGCCGCGCCCCGCAAACCCCGGTTGAGCTCATCGAGGATACCGATCCGCAGGCGGCAATGAATGCTGCCGTGGGCGCCGCCGAGCAACACGCCGAGGCTGGCGATACCGTCCTCTTGGCGCCGGCTGCGGCATCGTTGGATATGTACACCGGAATGGCCCAACGTGGCGACCTTTTCGCCGCGGCGGCGCGGGATATCGCCCGCGCGCATTAG
- the mraY gene encoding phospho-N-acetylmuramoyl-pentapeptide-transferase, whose product MTQIIIAGVVSFLVAIFTTPVLVRYFSGVGKGQEIREDGPQLHLRKRGTPTMGGLAILLAITVAYLIVGIYARATGNGGFSPSGLLVYFLTMGLGGLGFADDFIKLFKKRNLGLNKTAKLVGQLAIALIFGILALQFPDANGLTPASTNLSFVRDFDTFDIAVGGAVIGTIIFLVFLYLLIAAWSNAVNLTDGLDGLAAGTTAMVMGAYTLISFWQFRNSCSISPAAGCYEVRDPLDLAVLAAAGLGGCLGFLWWNAAPAKIFMGDTGSLALGGLVAGLSVTTRTELLMIIIGAIFVIETVSVVIQIVVFRTTGKRFFRMAPIHHHFENGGWAETAVVTRFWLLSAMAAMAGICIFYGDWLSAVSFGNLQ is encoded by the coding sequence ATGACTCAGATCATTATCGCGGGCGTCGTTAGTTTCCTCGTCGCGATTTTTACCACCCCAGTTTTGGTTCGGTATTTTTCTGGCGTCGGAAAAGGCCAAGAAATCCGCGAAGACGGCCCGCAGCTCCACCTGCGCAAGCGGGGCACCCCGACGATGGGCGGTCTGGCGATCTTGCTGGCCATCACGGTGGCCTACCTCATCGTGGGAATCTATGCCCGCGCAACCGGCAACGGTGGATTTAGCCCCTCGGGGTTATTGGTCTACTTCTTGACCATGGGACTCGGCGGCCTGGGTTTTGCCGATGACTTCATCAAGCTGTTCAAAAAGCGCAACCTCGGCCTCAATAAAACCGCCAAGCTGGTAGGCCAGCTGGCCATCGCGCTCATCTTCGGCATCCTCGCCCTACAATTCCCGGATGCCAATGGGCTAACCCCTGCCTCGACCAACCTGTCCTTCGTCCGCGACTTCGATACCTTCGATATCGCCGTCGGCGGCGCCGTTATTGGCACCATCATTTTCTTGGTCTTTTTGTACCTGCTCATCGCCGCGTGGTCGAATGCGGTCAACCTGACCGATGGGCTGGACGGCCTCGCCGCCGGTACCACTGCCATGGTGATGGGTGCCTATACGCTGATTAGCTTCTGGCAGTTCCGCAACTCGTGCTCGATTTCCCCGGCCGCCGGCTGCTACGAGGTCCGCGATCCTCTTGACCTCGCGGTTCTCGCGGCCGCGGGCCTAGGCGGTTGCCTCGGCTTCCTGTGGTGGAATGCCGCACCGGCGAAAATCTTCATGGGCGATACCGGTTCGCTCGCGCTCGGCGGCCTCGTCGCCGGCCTTTCTGTGACCACCCGCACCGAGCTGCTGATGATCATCATCGGCGCCATCTTCGTCATCGAGACGGTCTCCGTGGTCATCCAGATCGTGGTCTTCCGTACGACAGGCAAGCGCTTTTTCCGCATGGCGCCCATCCACCATCACTTTGAAAATGGTGGCTGGGCAGAGACTGCGGTTGTCACGCGTTTCTGGCTATTAAGCGCGATGGCCGCGATGGCGGGCATCTGCATCTTCTACGGCGATTGGCTCTCTGCAGTCAGCTTTGGAAACCTGCAATAA
- a CDS encoding UDP-N-acetylmuramoyl-tripeptide--D-alanyl-D-alanine ligase — protein sequence MIPLSIGDIAAITGGSLDSVDDPDERVTGFVEFDSRKVTSGSLFVALPGARVDGHDFAEKAIEQGAVAVLAARPVGVPAIIVKPQGRVTGDAANADIYANDEDGSAAAVIGALSNLAREVTSRLAAEQGLDIVGVTGSAGKTSTKDLLATIFRAEGETVAPPGSFNNEVGLPYTALRCDEHTRFLVAEMSARGIGHIRHLTEITAPTVGVVLNVGTAHLGEFGSRENIAQAKGELIEALPAAADGGVAVLNADDPFVASMAPRTQAKVVYYSANRPQAADAQYYATDIELDDVARPSFTFHAPGVEPMSIKLQVFGKHQVSNALAAAAAAIESGVEPTVAARALSGHQTSSAHRMDVRTRRDGVTVIDDSYNANPDSMHAAIAALAYTSAARPDARSIAVLGEMGELGGEAVEAHRILGSVLSKYHVNHLVAVGEGAHTVAMVEAAHAHGIQTELCPDIEAATAAVENILRVAPAGVEDWSARAAKDVVLVKSSNAQRLWRVAEQLNRR from the coding sequence ATGATTCCACTTTCTATTGGAGATATCGCCGCGATAACCGGCGGTAGCCTGGATAGCGTTGATGATCCCGATGAGCGCGTGACCGGCTTCGTGGAGTTTGATTCGCGCAAGGTCACCAGCGGCAGCTTGTTCGTAGCCCTACCCGGTGCCCGCGTCGATGGCCATGATTTTGCCGAAAAAGCCATAGAGCAGGGCGCCGTAGCCGTGCTGGCCGCTCGGCCGGTGGGGGTACCAGCGATCATCGTCAAGCCCCAAGGCCGCGTGACCGGGGATGCCGCCAATGCCGATATTTATGCCAATGATGAGGATGGCTCCGCCGCCGCTGTGATTGGGGCATTATCCAATCTCGCGCGCGAGGTGACCTCCCGCCTCGCCGCGGAACAGGGCTTGGATATCGTCGGCGTTACCGGCTCCGCGGGCAAGACCTCCACCAAGGATTTGCTGGCTACCATCTTCCGCGCCGAGGGCGAAACCGTCGCCCCACCCGGCTCCTTCAATAACGAGGTGGGCCTTCCCTATACCGCCCTGCGCTGCGATGAGCACACGCGCTTCCTCGTGGCGGAAATGTCCGCGCGCGGGATTGGCCATATTCGCCATCTGACCGAGATCACGGCCCCGACGGTGGGCGTGGTGCTCAACGTGGGCACCGCGCACCTGGGTGAGTTTGGTTCGCGTGAAAATATCGCCCAGGCCAAGGGCGAGCTCATTGAGGCCCTGCCAGCCGCGGCAGACGGCGGGGTAGCGGTCCTGAATGCGGACGATCCCTTCGTCGCCTCGATGGCACCGCGCACGCAGGCCAAGGTGGTCTATTATTCCGCCAATCGCCCGCAAGCCGCGGATGCGCAGTACTACGCAACAGACATCGAGCTTGACGATGTCGCTCGCCCGTCCTTTACCTTCCACGCCCCCGGCGTGGAGCCGATGAGCATTAAGCTGCAGGTCTTTGGCAAGCACCAGGTCTCCAACGCCCTGGCCGCGGCCGCGGCGGCCATCGAATCGGGCGTGGAACCCACAGTTGCCGCGCGGGCGCTCAGCGGACACCAGACGAGCTCGGCGCACCGCATGGACGTGCGCACCCGCCGCGATGGCGTCACCGTCATCGATGACTCCTATAATGCCAACCCGGATTCGATGCACGCGGCGATTGCCGCTTTGGCCTATACCTCCGCGGCCCGCCCGGATGCCCGCTCCATCGCGGTGCTGGGGGAGATGGGCGAGCTCGGCGGCGAGGCCGTCGAAGCCCACCGCATCCTAGGATCGGTGCTCTCTAAGTACCACGTGAATCACCTCGTTGCGGTAGGAGAGGGAGCGCATACCGTAGCCATGGTGGAGGCCGCGCACGCGCACGGCATCCAGACCGAACTCTGCCCCGATATTGAGGCCGCCACGGCGGCCGTAGAAAATATCCTCCGGGTAGCCCCTGCCGGGGTGGAGGACTGGTCCGCGCGCGCGGCCAAGGACGTCGTCCTCGTGAAATCTTCGAATGCCCAGCGCCTGTGGCGCGTGGCAGAACAGCTCAATCGCCGTTAG
- a CDS encoding UDP-N-acetylmuramoyl-L-alanyl-D-glutamate--2,6-diaminopimelate ligase: MSVSLEKLAQLSHGRVIGDGTVEVSACGLDSASLPEGALFAALPGTRVHGAQFVGDTKAGAVLTDAPGLDHLRQANETRPIIVVDDIRAVLGPIAAEIYGHPTRDLTVLGITGTSGKTTTSYLLEAGLLQAGHSVGLIGTTGTRINRTPVPTSLTTPEAPRLQELFARMKEEGVTHVVMEVSSHALELGRVRGTNFAVAGFSNLSQDHLDFHPTMEEYFSAKSRLFLGEQAAQRAVICVDDEWGERLRGMVKDAGAPVTTVATRTGDATISARQTATEATGAQEVDLNLDGTDYSFRLPLPGEFNIANAALALGMATAVGEDPQVFLTGVENVAVPGRMERIDRGQDFVAVVDYAHKPAAIAAVLDTLRLQLEGTSGRVGVVVGAGGDRDSTKRPIMGEAAATRADLTVVTDDNPRTEDPAAIRAAVIEGARRAAPDADIREQGSRARAIDEVVDWAQPGDAIIVVGKGHEVGQLVGERTLHFDDREEMARAIEEKLAGTAHRDTLRDTKE, from the coding sequence ATGTCTGTTTCCTTAGAAAAACTTGCGCAGCTTTCGCACGGACGCGTCATCGGTGATGGTACCGTTGAGGTCAGCGCGTGCGGCTTGGATTCCGCCAGCCTCCCCGAAGGCGCGTTATTTGCGGCCCTTCCCGGCACGCGCGTGCATGGCGCGCAGTTCGTCGGGGATACCAAGGCGGGCGCGGTGCTTACCGATGCCCCCGGGCTCGACCACCTCCGCCAGGCCAACGAGACCCGCCCGATCATCGTGGTAGACGATATCCGCGCCGTCTTAGGCCCGATTGCGGCAGAAATCTACGGACACCCCACCCGCGATCTCACGGTCTTGGGTATTACCGGCACCTCCGGCAAGACCACGACTAGCTACCTCCTCGAAGCTGGTCTATTGCAGGCCGGGCACTCCGTAGGCCTTATCGGCACCACCGGCACCCGCATCAATCGCACGCCGGTGCCTACCTCCTTGACCACGCCGGAAGCCCCACGGCTGCAAGAGCTTTTCGCCCGCATGAAGGAAGAGGGCGTGACCCACGTGGTCATGGAGGTCTCCTCCCACGCCTTGGAGCTCGGCCGCGTGCGCGGAACCAACTTTGCCGTGGCTGGCTTCAGCAACCTTAGCCAAGACCACTTGGATTTCCATCCCACGATGGAAGAGTACTTTTCGGCCAAGTCCCGGCTATTTTTGGGAGAGCAGGCCGCCCAGCGCGCGGTCATCTGCGTTGATGATGAGTGGGGCGAGCGCCTGCGCGGAATGGTGAAAGATGCGGGCGCCCCGGTAACGACGGTGGCAACGCGTACAGGCGATGCCACGATCTCCGCCCGGCAGACGGCTACTGAGGCTACCGGTGCACAGGAGGTTGACCTCAACCTAGATGGCACCGACTATTCCTTCCGGCTGCCGCTGCCCGGCGAATTCAATATCGCCAATGCCGCGCTCGCCCTAGGGATGGCTACTGCGGTGGGCGAAGACCCACAGGTCTTTTTGACCGGCGTGGAAAACGTCGCCGTTCCCGGGCGCATGGAAAGGATCGACCGCGGACAAGACTTCGTGGCCGTGGTGGATTATGCCCACAAGCCCGCAGCCATCGCGGCGGTGCTCGATACCCTGCGCCTGCAATTGGAGGGCACCTCCGGGCGCGTGGGCGTCGTCGTGGGCGCCGGCGGTGATCGCGATAGCACCAAGCGCCCGATTATGGGAGAGGCTGCGGCCACCCGGGCGGATCTTACGGTGGTGACCGATGATAATCCGCGCACCGAGGACCCAGCCGCAATCCGCGCGGCGGTCATTGAAGGCGCTCGCCGGGCTGCGCCGGATGCCGATATTCGGGAGCAGGGCTCGCGCGCACGCGCCATCGATGAAGTGGTGGATTGGGCGCAGCCGGGCGATGCCATCATCGTCGTCGGCAAGGGCCACGAGGTAGGCCAGCTCGTGGGCGAGCGCACCCTGCACTTTGATGACCGAGAGGAAATGGCGCGCGCCATTGAGGAAAAGCTGGCGGGAACGGCGCATCGCGATACTCTTAGGGATACGAAGGAGTAG